One segment of Rhodopirellula baltica SH 1 DNA contains the following:
- a CDS encoding ABC transporter ATP-binding protein, producing the protein MTDSMPPITPPMSVPECSQPATATVQSVSKTYRQGVRQVDALREVSLNIESGSFVAVMGASGSGKSTLLHLMSGLTRPTSGSVLIEGQNIADLTDYELTCFRRKRIGLVFQAFNLVPSLSARDNILFPLYAAGESLNDESELTELAQPLGIADRLDHRPDALSGGEQQRVAIARSLITNPAIVFADEPTGSLDSVTGDSICKLLRNLCDQQQRTIVMVTHEPSVAIWADSVVVLKDGQIVNQFLTNECTDAQSLAARYQQVVSIGGQEMLHSA; encoded by the coding sequence GTGACCGACTCAATGCCGCCAATCACGCCACCCATGTCCGTGCCTGAATGTTCTCAACCAGCAACCGCCACGGTTCAGTCCGTTTCTAAAACCTATCGGCAAGGCGTTCGCCAAGTCGATGCGTTGCGTGAAGTCAGCCTCAACATTGAATCAGGATCTTTCGTCGCGGTCATGGGAGCCAGCGGATCGGGCAAGAGCACGTTGTTGCACCTGATGAGCGGACTGACTCGCCCGACATCGGGTTCCGTTCTGATTGAAGGCCAAAACATCGCCGACCTGACTGACTATGAACTGACCTGCTTTCGCCGTAAGCGGATTGGATTGGTGTTCCAAGCATTCAACTTGGTTCCGTCTCTATCAGCGAGAGACAACATACTGTTTCCGCTTTATGCCGCTGGAGAAAGCTTGAATGACGAATCCGAACTGACCGAACTGGCTCAACCATTGGGGATCGCTGATCGCTTGGATCATCGCCCGGACGCTCTCAGCGGAGGCGAACAACAACGTGTTGCGATCGCACGATCGCTGATCACCAACCCAGCCATCGTGTTCGCCGATGAACCCACCGGAAGCTTGGATTCCGTGACCGGCGACTCGATCTGCAAACTGTTGCGAAACCTCTGCGATCAACAACAACGAACCATCGTGATGGTCACTCACGAACCCAGCGTTGCGATTTGGGCGGACAGCGTCGTCGTGCTCAAAGACGGCCAAATCGTGAACCAATTCCTGACGAACGAGTGCACGGATGCCCAGTCGCTGGCAGCTCGATATCAGCAGGTTGTCTCGATCGGTGGCCAGGAAATGCTCCACTCGGCCTGA
- a CDS encoding DUF1559 family PulG-like putative transporter — MPLGPISNEKNQADSARPTKRHQGFTLVELLVVIAIIGVLVGLLLPAVQAAREAARSMQCSNNLKQLGLGLHNYASTYNGAFPNNGYSWPGGYPSDYSPLAKILPFLEQAQLQDLIDFNIYMGHPALADLPEGLHEAAGTRVPTYECPSDINADVHLLTMPSGASIPIAGTSYSMNQGSGLDGVYHPSVGEPDGLCWTNAKVKFRDILDGTSHTIVFAETLIGGGLESDTPTPNMDPQFFRAGVSEASTAVANLADSGDIADVQSYITSWNGDRNHYWLRGTVPNGPIINGRLSPNSNIPDLVRGSSKITAARSNHTGLVKVALADGSVQTVTDSIDLKVWHASWTRMGREVETISQNR, encoded by the coding sequence ATGCCGCTTGGCCCGATCTCCAACGAGAAAAATCAAGCTGACTCGGCTCGCCCTACTAAGCGGCACCAAGGTTTCACATTGGTGGAGTTGTTGGTGGTCATCGCGATCATTGGCGTCCTGGTCGGTTTGCTTTTGCCCGCGGTTCAGGCCGCCCGCGAAGCAGCCCGCTCGATGCAGTGCAGCAACAACCTCAAGCAACTTGGGCTTGGCCTGCACAACTACGCGTCGACCTATAACGGTGCCTTCCCCAACAACGGTTACAGTTGGCCCGGTGGGTACCCAAGTGACTACTCGCCGCTTGCCAAGATTTTGCCGTTCCTCGAGCAAGCTCAATTGCAGGATCTGATTGATTTCAACATTTACATGGGTCACCCCGCTCTCGCGGATTTGCCCGAGGGCTTGCATGAAGCAGCAGGCACTCGTGTCCCGACTTATGAGTGCCCCAGTGACATCAATGCGGACGTGCATTTGTTGACGATGCCATCGGGAGCCAGCATTCCGATTGCGGGCACCAGTTACTCGATGAACCAGGGCAGCGGCTTGGACGGTGTTTATCACCCCAGCGTCGGCGAACCCGACGGACTGTGCTGGACCAATGCGAAGGTCAAGTTCCGTGACATTCTCGACGGCACCAGTCACACCATCGTGTTTGCAGAAACATTGATCGGTGGTGGACTGGAATCTGATACACCAACTCCCAACATGGATCCGCAATTCTTTCGTGCGGGTGTATCGGAAGCAAGCACCGCCGTTGCCAACCTCGCGGACTCAGGTGACATCGCCGACGTTCAGTCTTACATCACCAGCTGGAACGGTGACCGCAATCATTATTGGTTGAGAGGCACCGTTCCTAACGGCCCAATCATCAACGGCCGCTTGTCACCCAACAGCAACATTCCCGACCTGGTTCGTGGCTCATCCAAGATCACCGCCGCTCGCAGCAACCACACGGGATTGGTCAAAGTCGCTTTGGCCGACGGCAGCGTGCAGACCGTGACCGACTCAATCGATCTAAAAGTCTGGCACGCGAGCTGGACCCGAATGGGTCGCGAAGTGGAAACGATTTCGCAAAATCGTTGA